In the Flavobacterium acetivorans genome, one interval contains:
- a CDS encoding sulfite exporter TauE/SafE family protein: MLYTAFIFGLISSFHCIGMCGPIAMMLPVDRTNPAKKVSQILTYHLGRLTAYGSIGLIFGLVGKGFFMAGMQQKLSIFIGVAMILIVLIPEKIFARYNFSKPVFKLIAKIKQSLGSQFKNKSYKSLFIIGLLNGYLPCGMVYVALFGAIAMQSVGFGVLYMILFGLGTIPMMSSIVYLNSFITLTTRNKIQKAIPYVAVIIGVLFILRGLGLGIPYISPSNMSLFVQQTPDCH, translated from the coding sequence ATGCTTTATACCGCTTTTATATTCGGCTTAATCAGTAGTTTTCATTGTATTGGAATGTGTGGTCCAATAGCCATGATGTTACCAGTAGACAGGACTAATCCTGCCAAGAAAGTAAGTCAGATTCTTACTTATCATCTGGGAAGATTAACCGCTTATGGCTCTATTGGACTCATTTTTGGATTAGTAGGTAAAGGCTTTTTCATGGCTGGAATGCAGCAAAAATTGTCAATTTTTATTGGTGTAGCCATGATTTTAATTGTTTTAATTCCTGAGAAGATCTTTGCAAGATATAATTTTTCAAAACCCGTTTTTAAGCTTATCGCTAAAATTAAACAAAGTTTAGGGAGCCAGTTTAAGAACAAGAGTTATAAATCATTGTTCATTATAGGCTTACTCAACGGTTATTTGCCTTGTGGTATGGTTTACGTTGCTTTATTTGGAGCTATAGCGATGCAAAGTGTCGGTTTTGGTGTGTTGTATATGATTCTTTTTGGATTAGGAACAATACCTATGATGAGTAGTATAGTTTATTTGAATTCTTTCATAACCCTTACAACCCGTAATAAAATTCAAAAGGCAATTCCTTATGTTGCTGTGATTATTGGAGTTTTATTCATTTTAAGAGGCTTAGGATTGGGGATTCCTTATATTTCTCCATCCAATATGAGTTTGTTTGTTCAGCAAACTCCTGATTGTCATTAG
- a CDS encoding YdcH family protein: MERHDLLHEFPEYQEKIHQLKVSNPHFRELFDEYHELEHKIHRINDGEEVVIDEYAHELKARFLFMKDELVAMLEKD, encoded by the coding sequence ATGGAAAGACACGATTTATTGCACGAATTTCCTGAATATCAGGAGAAAATTCATCAACTGAAAGTTAGTAATCCTCATTTTAGAGAATTATTTGATGAATATCATGAATTAGAACATAAAATTCATCGAATAAATGATGGCGAAGAAGTTGTTATTGATGAATATGCCCATGAATTAAAAGCCAGATTTCTTTTTATGAAAGATGAATTAGTGGCGATGTTGGAGAAAGATTAG